A single region of the Brachypodium distachyon strain Bd21 chromosome 3, Brachypodium_distachyon_v3.0, whole genome shotgun sequence genome encodes:
- the LOC100838927 gene encoding NADH dehydrogenase [ubiquinone] iron-sulfur protein 5-B, with the protein MASGWGINGNKGRCYDFWVDFSECMSRCRQPSDCVLLREDYMECLHHSKEFQRRNRIYKEEQRQIRAAARKAKEEAEGTPAVTAHH; encoded by the exons ATGGCGTCCGGCTGGGGAATCAACGGGAACAAGGGGCGGTGCTACGACTTCTGGGTGGACTTCAGCGAGTGCATGAGCCGCTGCCGCCAGCCCAGCGACTGCGTCCTCCTCCGCGAAGACTACATGGAGTGCCTCCACCACTCCAAGGAG TTCCAGCGCAGGAACCGGATTTACAAGGAGGAGCAACGTCAGATAAGAGCTGCAGCTCGCAAAGCCAAGGAGGAAGCTGAGGGAACCCCTGCCGTTACAGCTCACCACTAG
- the LOC100838616 gene encoding WD repeat-containing protein LWD1 encodes MGGGGAVGDGDGWADQEQGNGGSRGGAEAKRSEIYTYEAPWHIYGMNWSVRRDKKYRLAIASLLEQVVNRVEVVQLDESSGDITPVLSFDHPFPPTKTMFVPDPQSVRPDLLATSADLLRIWRITDDDDAAADAAANSNSGSVRCNGVESAGQQPGAVLRCELNGNRNSDFCGPLTSFDWNDADPRRIGTSSIDTTCTIWDVEREAVDTQLIAHDKEVYDIAWGGAGVFASVSADGSVRVFDLRDKEHSTIIYESSSGSGSNSAASDGGALSPTPLVRLGWNKQDPRYMATIIMDSPKVVVLDIRYPTLPVVELHRHHAPVNAIAWAPHSSCHICTAGDDSQALIWDLSSMGTGNNSSGNGNGNAAAAAAAEGGLDPILAYTAGAEVEQLQWSATQPDWVAIAFANKLQILRV; translated from the coding sequence atgggtggcggcggcgcagtcGGGGACGGCGACGGCTGGGCGGATCAGGAGCAGGGCAACGGCGgaagccgcggcggcgcggaggcgaaGCGGTCGGAGATCTACACCTACGAGGCCCCGTGGCACATCTACGGCATGAACTGGAGCGTGCGGCGCGACAAGAAGTACCGCCTCGCCATCGCCAGCCTGCTGGAACAGGTCGTCAACCGCGTCGAGGTGGTCCAGCTCGACGAGTCCTCCGGCGACATCACCCCCGTGCTCTCCTTCGACCACCCTTTCCCGCCCACCAAGACCATGTTCGTCCCGGACCCCCAATCCGTCCGCCCCGATCTGctcgccacctccgccgacctcctccgcaTCTGGCGTAtcacggacgacgacgacgccgctGCCGACGCTGCCGCCAACTCCAACTCTGGCTCCGTCCGCTGCAACGGCGTGGAAAGCGCCGGTCAGCAGCCGGGCGCTGTGCTGCGCTGCGAGCTCAACGGCAACCGCAACAGCGACTTCTGCGGCCCTCTCACCTCCTTCGACTGGAATGATGCCGACCCGCGTCGCATCGGAACATCGTCCATCGACACCACATGCACCATCTGGGATGTCGAGCGCGAGGCCGTAGATACTCAGCTCATCGCCCATGACAAAGAGGTCTACGACATAGCCTGGGGTGGCGCTGGTGTCTTTGCATCTGTCTCTGCGGATGGCTCTGTCCGTGTGTTTGATCTTCGCGATAAGGAGCATTCCACAATTATCTATGAGAGTAGTTCTGGCAGTGGCTCCAATTCTGCTGCTTCTGATGGTGGGGCTTTGTCACCGACGCCATTGGTTAGGCTGGGGTGGAACAAGCAGGACCCGAGGTACATGGCCACCATCATCATGGATAGCCCCAAGGTTGTTGTGCTTGATATACGCTACCCAACACTGCCTGTGGTCGAGCTCCACCGCCACCATGCCCCTGTCAATGCTATCGCATGGGCGCCTCACTCTTCATGCCACATTTGCACGGCTGGGGATGACTCACAGGCACTGATATGGGACCTCTCCTCCATGGGCACTGGGAACAATAGTAGTGGCAATGGAAATGGCaatgctgctgcggctgcagcagcagagggCGGTCTTGACCCCATACTGGCTTACACGGCAGGAGCAGAGGTTGAGCAGCTGCAGTGGTCAGCAACCCAGCCTGACTGGGTTGCCATTGCATTCGCCAATAAACTGCAGATCCTCAGAGTCTAA
- the LOC100839234 gene encoding uncharacterized protein LOC100839234 — protein MASNYVDTTGEEGTFRSTTPTGAAASSPRMMRRSFSSASSGSHGGGGGASAKCVCAPATHAGSFKCRLHRTNSQGHGHPHPSPPASPDGAASAAPPPAVSSSSSTRTVEAQ, from the coding sequence ATGGCGTCCAACTACGTCGACACCACCGGCGAGGAGGGCACGTTCCGCAGCACGACCCCCACGGGGGCCGCGGCGTCGTCCCCACGCATGATGCGGCGGAGCTTCTCGTCCGCGTCCTCAGgcagccacggcggcggcggcggcgcctccgccaAGTGCGTCTGCGCGCCGGCGACCCACGCCGGGTCCTTCAAgtgccgcctccaccgcaccAACTCCCAGGGCCACGGCCACCCCCACCCTTCcccgccggcctccccggACGGGGCCGCCTCTGCTGCGCCCCCGCCGGCcgtctcgtcctcctcctccacccgcaCCGTCGAGGCCCAGTGA